Part of the Actinomycetota bacterium genome, GATGACCCACTATCCCTTGGCCGCCGCCTTGCCTTCGCCCACCCGCGCGTACCACAGGGCGCCGGTGGGGCAGCGGTCGATGCAGATGCCGCAGCGCACGCACTCGTTGTCGTCGATCACGAACAGGGCGTGCGACGTCTGGGCGAGGGTGGTGACCTCCTGGCTCTGCCCGTCGGCCACGATGTCCGGGGCCAGCATGTAGATGCAGTCCCAGGGGCAGACGTCCTCGCAGGCGCGGCAGAGGATGCAGAGCTCGGGGGAGAGGGCGATGTGCCGCCGGGGCTTCACCCGCTCCTGGAGCCAGTTGGGGTCGACCGTGGCCAGGGTGTAGTCGTCGTGCATGCTGGGCTTGTTCGGGTTCACCGGTCGATCCTCCCGCGCCGCCTACTTGTAGCCACCGGTGGCCTCGCGCTTCTCCTCACCGGACGGCAGCGTTCTGGGGTTCCGCTTGTTGTACAGGTGGATGGCCAGGCCGAAGGCGCCGAGGGCCACGCCGTACCAGATCACCACGACCACGTCCCGCACCGCCTGCATGGGCAGCTCCAGCTCGCCAAAGCCGTAGGGGACGCTGAACGTGCCCGTCCACTTGAGCGTGCCGTCGGCGAAGTAGAGCCAGAACGACGGGATCACGGCCATGGTCACGAACAGGGCGACCCAGATGCCCATGGTGACGAGCGTGAGCTTGACCCAGCGCTCGCCCTCGTCCTTCGGCCGAACCAGCGACACCTCTGCTGCCTCCAGCGTCGAGTGACCCGAACGTCCCACTGCCACGCATCCTAGCATTGCATTCGGGCAGTGGCGGCTACACTCGAAGCCCGTCGAACATCCGTCGAGCAAGCCGAGGTCGCCATGTCGCGCCGCACCACCTTGGCCGTGGTGGCCGTGGTCGCGGTGACGGCCGTGGCCGCCCTGGTGGCGCTGGCCGGCGGCGGCGGCACGGGCCTGGCCCCCGAGGCCGGGACGGGGCAGGTGGAGGCGGTCTCCTCGAGCGTGGCCGTGATCCCCGCCGACCAGCGCCGGCCCCTGCCCGCCTTCACCGGCACCACCCTCGACGACCAGACGATCGACCTGGCCAGCCTGCGCGGCCGCCCGCTGGTGCTGAACTTCTGGGCTTCCTGGTGCGGGCCCTGCCGGGCCGAGCAGGAGGGGCTGGAGCTGGCCAACAGGACCCTGGCCGGGCGGGACGTGCGCATGGTCGGGATCAACATCCGCGACGACGCCGGGGCGGCCGCGTCCTACCTGGAGGAGTTCCAGGTCGGCTACCCGTCGCTGTTCGACCGGCCGGCGGTGCTGCCGGCCCGGCTCGGCGCCCTCGGCCCCCCGGCCCCGCCCTACACCCTGGTCGTGGACGCCCAGGGCCGGGTCGCGGCCCGGGTGTTCGGGGCCCTGCCCGGCGACGCGCCCGATCGCCAGGCCGCCCTCCTCACCGACCTGGTCGAGCGGGTGACCTGACATGAGCTGGGCGGAGCGGGCGCAGCAGATCGTGGTCGACGGCAACGTCATGATCGCCCTGGCCGTGGCCGTCCTGGCCGGGTTCGTGTCGTTCGCCTCCCCGTGCGTGCTGCCGCTGGTCCCCGGCTACCTCTCCTACATGTCGGGGGTGACCGGCCAGGACGTGGAGCAGCACGGCGACCGGCGGGCGGGCCGGGTGGTGGCCGGGGCGGCCCTGTTCGTGCTCGGGTTCTCGCTGGTGTTCGTGGCCCTGGGGGCGGCCCTTGGCGCGGTCACCTCCTGGCTGGTCCTGAACCGGAGCCTGGTCACCAGGGTCGCCGGGGTGCTGGTGATCGTCATGGGCCTGTTCCTGGCCGGCGTGATCAAGCCCGGCTTCCTGTACCGGGAGCGGCGCCTGCGGGCCGACAAGGTCCCGGGCGGGCTGGCCGGCGCCCTGCCCCTCGGCATGGTCTTCGGGCTCGGCTGGACGCCCTGCATCGGCCCCACCCTTGGCGCGGTGCTCGGCCTGGCCACGGTGGGCGGGGGCGGGGCCCGCCGGGGGGCGCTGCTGCTGTTCGCCTACTCGCTCGGGCTCGGCCTGCCGTTCCTGGTCGCCGCCCTCGGCTTCCGGCGGGCCATGGGGCGGTTCCCGGCCCTGAAGTCCCGCTTCCGCTTGTTCGAGGTGGCCGGGGGCGGGATGCTGGTCGTGATCGGCCTGCTGCTGCTCACCGGGCTCTGGGACACGCTGCTGACCCAGCTCAAGATCTGGTCCGGGTCGATCACCCTCCCCCTGTAGCGAGGTCGCTGTCCTTGGCCGTCGAAGTCCGTCCCCCCGCCGCCCGCCCCGACCAGCCGCCGCGCCGGCAGGGGCTGGGCGACACCCTCCGCCAGGCCTGGCGCGAGTACCGCTCCATGCGGACCGCCCTCGTCCTGCTGGTGGTCCTGGCCGCGGCCTCGATCCTTGGCAGCCTCTTCCCGCAGGAGGGCATCAGCCCCCAGCGGGTCGACCAGTACTTCGCCGACCACCCGGCCCTGGCCCCGGTGCTGGAGCGCCTGGGGCTGTTCGACGTCTTCGGGTCGGCCTGGTACATGGCCATCTACCTGGCCCTGCTGGGGGCGCTGGTCGCCTGCCTGGTGCCGCGGACCCGGGCCCTGGTGCGGGTGCTCCGCTCCCGGCCGCCCCGCGGCGGCGACCTGGCCCGCTACCGCACCCGGGCCGCCTTCGAGACCTCGGCCCCGCCCGGGGAGGCCATGGCGGCCGCCCGCCGGGTCCTGCGCCGCAACCGCTTCCGGCTCGCGGAGCATGACGGCGAGCTGGCCGGGGAGAAGGGTTACCTGCGCGAGGCGGCCAGCATGCTGTTCCACGTGTCGCTGCTCGTGCTGCTCGTCGGCCTGGCCTACGGCAAGGGCTACGGGTACCGCGGCCAGGCGGCCATCGTCGAGGGCGAGACCTGGGCCAACGCCCGGGTCGGGTACGACAGCTTCAGCCCCGGCCGCTTCTTCGGCCCCGAGCGCCTCGCCCCCTTCCAGCTCCGGCTGGACGACTTCACCAACTCCTTCCACCCCGACAACACCCCAAGGGAGTTCGCCTCCCGCCTGACCGCGCTCGACCTGGACGGCCGCCCGCTCCAGTCCCAGCGGGTCGCCCCCAACCGGCCCATGACCGTTGACGGGGTGCGGATCTTCCAGTCCGACTACGGCTACGTGCCGGTGGTGCGGGTGCGGGACGCCGACGGCACGGACCTGCTCGCCCCCCAGGAGGTCCTGACCCTGCGCGACCCGGCCTCGGAGTGGTCGACCGGGGCGGTCAAGGTCACCCGGTCCAGCCCCCAGGTCGGCCTGGAGCTGACCATGTTCACCGGCCTGGTGACCGCCCCGGACTGCCCGGGCGGGGCGCCGTTCTGCAACGACCCCCGGCTCGTCCGGCCGGTCCTGGTGGTGCTCGCCTACCAGGGCGACCTCCAGGCCCACCGGGCCCAGAGCGTGTTCACCCTCGACCGGACGAAGCTGGAACCGCTCGGCGACCGGCCGCTGCTGCTCGTCCTCGGCCAGTCGAAGAAGCTGGCCAACGGCATGGAGGTGTCGTTCACCGACCTCAAGCAGTACAGCGTCCTCACCCTGGCCCGCGACCCGGGGGTGCCGGTCGTGGCCGGGGCCGCCGCCCTGCTGCTGCTGGGGCTGGTCCCGTCGCTGTACGTGACCCGCCGCCGGGTCTGGGTCCGGGCCGTCCCGGCCGGGGCGGGCGGCGCCCGGGTCGAGCTGGCCGGTCTCGCCCTCCAGGGCAAGGCCGCGTTCGAGGCCGAGCTGGCCCGGCTCGCCGAGCAGGTCGCCAGGGGGTCCGGGGGGCTCAAGCCTAGCCCCCCGGAGGATCGCGGTACGCTAGGCCCCCCGACGGAGAAGACCTAGAGGAGACCGCCCGATGTCGCCGGCCGAGCTGGCCACCACCTCCGACACCCTCGCCTGGCTGGCCGTGCTCAGCTACGTGGTCGCGGCCACCCTGTTCGGGCTGGAGTTCGCCTACCGGCTGCGCTGGCTGGGGGTGGCCGGGCTGCTGGTGACCGCGGCCGGGCTGGCCGCCAACGTGGGCGCGGCCGTGACCCGCGGCCTGGCCGTCGACCGGGTGCCATGGGGCAACATGTACGAGTTCTCGATGATCGTGGGGATCGTCACCGTGGCCGGCTTCCTGGTCTGGCTGGCCCGGCGGCCCGAGATCCGCCCTCTCGGGGTGTTCGTGCTCCTCCCGGCCGTGCTGGCCATGGCCCTGGGCGGGCTGGTGTTCCGGGTGCCGGCCGGCCCGCTGGTCCCGGCCCTCAACTCCCGCTGGATCGTGATCCACGTGGCCGCGGCCATCACCGGCTCCTCGGTGCTCTGCCTGGCCGCCGTGTTCAGCATCCTGTACCTGGTCAAGGAGCGGATCGAGCGCCGCCAGCGGCCGCCGGCCCCGCCGCTGGTCGCCGGGGCGGCCCAGACCGCCGACCGGGTCGAGGTCGACCAGGCGGTGGCCCGCCACGGCAGCCTCTGGGACCGGCTGCCGTCGGCCGACACCCTCGACCACCTCGCCTACCGGACGACCGCCTTCGGCTTCCCCATCTGGACCTTCGCCATCATTGCCGGGGCCATCTGGGCCCAGGCGGCCTGGGGCCGCTACTGGGGCTGGGACCCGAAGGAGACCTGGTCGTTCATCAGCTGGACGGTGTTCGCCGCCTACCTCCACGCCCGGGCCACCGCCGGCTGGCGCGGCCGCCGCGCCGCCTGGCTGGCCATCATCGGCCTGGCCACCCTGGCGTTCAACTTCTACGCGGTCAACACCGTCATCGTCGGCCTCCACAGCTACGGCGGCTGACCCCACAAAGTGGTACCGATCCACGAGGGCGCCGGGCCGGTGCGGGTCACCCCCGTCCGCCGCGCCCCGGTGGTCTAGCGTGGCCCCCGACGACCCCGCGCCGGCGGCCGAGCGGACCGCCCCGGGGGTGCAGCGCATGTTCGACCGGGTCGCCCCCCGCTACGACCTGGCCAACACCGTGTTCTCCCTCGGCCGGGACAAGGGCTGGCGCCAGGCCGCGGCCCGGGCGACCCGCCTGGGCGGTGGCGAGGTCGCCGCCGACGTGGCCTGCGGCACCGGCGCCCTCACGGCCGAGCTGGCCGGCCTGGCCCCCGGCGCCAGCGTGGTCGGCTTCGACTTCTCCCAGGAGATGCTCAAGCGGGGCCGGTCCACCGGGGGGCCAGGAAGCGCCCCCCCGGACCCCCCCCAGCCACGGCTCCTCCTGGCCGCCGGCGACGCCCTCCAGCTCCCCCTGGCCGACGCCAGCGTGGACGTGGTCACGATCGCCTTCGGGCTGCGGAACCTGGCCGAGCCGGGTCAGGGCCTGCTCGAGTTCCGCCGGGTCCTGCGCCCGGGCGGGCGCCTGGTCGTGTGCGAGTTCTCCACGCCGGTGGTCCCGGTGTTCCGCGACGTCTACCGCCGCTACCTGACCCGACTCATGCCGGTGGCCGCCCGCCGCCTCACCTCCGACCCCGAGGCCTACCAGTACCTGGCCCGCTCCATCGGCGCCTGGCCCGACCAGCCCGG contains:
- a CDS encoding 4Fe-4S binding protein yields the protein MNPNKPSMHDDYTLATVDPNWLQERVKPRRHIALSPELCILCRACEDVCPWDCIYMLAPDIVADGQSQEVTTLAQTSHALFVIDDNECVRCGICIDRCPTGALWYARVGEGKAAAKG
- a CDS encoding TlpA disulfide reductase family protein; protein product: MSRRTTLAVVAVVAVTAVAALVALAGGGGTGLAPEAGTGQVEAVSSSVAVIPADQRRPLPAFTGTTLDDQTIDLASLRGRPLVLNFWASWCGPCRAEQEGLELANRTLAGRDVRMVGINIRDDAGAAASYLEEFQVGYPSLFDRPAVLPARLGALGPPAPPYTLVVDAQGRVAARVFGALPGDAPDRQAALLTDLVERVT
- a CDS encoding cytochrome c biogenesis protein CcdA, with the protein product MSWAERAQQIVVDGNVMIALAVAVLAGFVSFASPCVLPLVPGYLSYMSGVTGQDVEQHGDRRAGRVVAGAALFVLGFSLVFVALGAALGAVTSWLVLNRSLVTRVAGVLVIVMGLFLAGVIKPGFLYRERRLRADKVPGGLAGALPLGMVFGLGWTPCIGPTLGAVLGLATVGGGGARRGALLLFAYSLGLGLPFLVAALGFRRAMGRFPALKSRFRLFEVAGGGMLVVIGLLLLTGLWDTLLTQLKIWSGSITLPL
- a CDS encoding cytochrome c biogenesis protein ResB, yielding MAVEVRPPAARPDQPPRRQGLGDTLRQAWREYRSMRTALVLLVVLAAASILGSLFPQEGISPQRVDQYFADHPALAPVLERLGLFDVFGSAWYMAIYLALLGALVACLVPRTRALVRVLRSRPPRGGDLARYRTRAAFETSAPPGEAMAAARRVLRRNRFRLAEHDGELAGEKGYLREAASMLFHVSLLVLLVGLAYGKGYGYRGQAAIVEGETWANARVGYDSFSPGRFFGPERLAPFQLRLDDFTNSFHPDNTPREFASRLTALDLDGRPLQSQRVAPNRPMTVDGVRIFQSDYGYVPVVRVRDADGTDLLAPQEVLTLRDPASEWSTGAVKVTRSSPQVGLELTMFTGLVTAPDCPGGAPFCNDPRLVRPVLVVLAYQGDLQAHRAQSVFTLDRTKLEPLGDRPLLLVLGQSKKLANGMEVSFTDLKQYSVLTLARDPGVPVVAGAAALLLLGLVPSLYVTRRRVWVRAVPAGAGGARVELAGLALQGKAAFEAELARLAEQVARGSGGLKPSPPEDRGTLGPPTEKT
- the ccsB gene encoding c-type cytochrome biogenesis protein CcsB, with product MSPAELATTSDTLAWLAVLSYVVAATLFGLEFAYRLRWLGVAGLLVTAAGLAANVGAAVTRGLAVDRVPWGNMYEFSMIVGIVTVAGFLVWLARRPEIRPLGVFVLLPAVLAMALGGLVFRVPAGPLVPALNSRWIVIHVAAAITGSSVLCLAAVFSILYLVKERIERRQRPPAPPLVAGAAQTADRVEVDQAVARHGSLWDRLPSADTLDHLAYRTTAFGFPIWTFAIIAGAIWAQAAWGRYWGWDPKETWSFISWTVFAAYLHARATAGWRGRRAAWLAIIGLATLAFNFYAVNTVIVGLHSYGG
- a CDS encoding class I SAM-dependent methyltransferase, coding for MFDRVAPRYDLANTVFSLGRDKGWRQAAARATRLGGGEVAADVACGTGALTAELAGLAPGASVVGFDFSQEMLKRGRSTGGPGSAPPDPPQPRLLLAAGDALQLPLADASVDVVTIAFGLRNLAEPGQGLLEFRRVLRPGGRLVVCEFSTPVVPVFRDVYRRYLTRLMPVAARRLTSDPEAYQYLARSIGAWPDQPGLARWIQDAGFEQVAWRDLTGGIVALHRGVAR